From the Bombus vancouverensis nearcticus chromosome 3, iyBomVanc1_principal, whole genome shotgun sequence genome, one window contains:
- the RpL5 gene encoding ribosomal protein L5 → MGFVKVVKNKQYFKRYQVKFRRRREGKTDYYARKRLTIQDKNKYNTPKYRLIVRLSNKDITCQVAYSRIEGDRIVCAAYSHELPKYGIKVGLTNYASAYCTGLLLARRLLKKLGLDTLYTGTTEVTGDEYNVEELDEGPGAFRCYLDTGLMRTTTGARVFGAMKGAVDGGLNIPHSTKRFPGYDSESKSFNADVHRQHIFGQHVANYMRTLEEDDDDAFKRQFSQYIKNGITADSIEGIYKSAHEAIRANPEHTKIVKEKIPVKKRWNRRKLSLAERKNCVAQRKANFLKKLAEVEA, encoded by the exons ATG GGGTTTGTAAAGGTTGTTAAGAATAAACAGTACTTCAAACGTTACCAAGTTAAGTTCAGAAGGCGACGTGAAGGAAAGACAGATTATTATGCACGTAAACGATTAACTATTcaggataaaaataaatataatactcCTAAATACAGATTAATTGTACGTTTATCAAATAAGGATATTACCTGTCAG GTTGCGTATTCAAGGATTGAAGGAGATAGAATTGTATGTGCAGCATACAGTCATGAACTTCCAAAATATGGCATTAAAGTTGGGCTTACAAATTATGCTTCTGCCTATTGCACAGGCCTTCTTTTAGCACGAAga ttattgaaaaaattagGCCTAGATACCTTGTATACTGGAACAACAGAAGTAACTGGTGATGAATATAACGTTGAAGAATTAGACGAAGGTCCTGGGGCATTCAGATGTTACTTAGATACTGGTTTAATGCGTACAACTACTGGTGCTAGAGTTTTCGGCGCCATGAAAGGTGCTGTTGATGGTGGTCTCAATATTCCACATAG CACCAAGAGATTTCCTGGGTATGATAGTGAATCAAAATCTTTCAATGCTGATGTTCATCGGCAGCACATATTTGGACAACATGTTGCAAATTACATGAGAACATTAGAAGAAGATGATGACGATGCTTTCAAACGACAATTTTCACAGTACATCAAAAATGGTATTACCGCTGATAGT ATTGAGGGTATTTATAAGAGCGCACATGAAGCTATACGTGCAAATCCAGAACACACAAAGATCGTTAAAGAAAAAATACCGGTGAAAAAGCGATGGAATCGCCGCAAACTTTCTTTAGCAGAAAGGAAAAACTGTGTTGCTCAAAGGAAAGCTAATTTCCTAAAAAAACTGGCGGAAGTAGAAGCTTAG